One Astyanax mexicanus isolate ESR-SI-001 chromosome 3, AstMex3_surface, whole genome shotgun sequence genomic region harbors:
- the camsap3 gene encoding calmodulin-regulated spectrin-associated protein 3 isoform X2, whose protein sequence is MVDSTAMRKTFVVPDIKPLDQYDFSRAKICGSVGWLLAKSYGNAENVPVELRDPFYCDQYEQEHLKPPVTRLLLSPDLYCRTYGLLLAGGSGAEGPPKDSGALLQTLSKKGLSPKDQNVPVTEADLSHKPIKMSAHLALIDALMVVAAMETVSTVRANGGAEQFSGEASWENALLDWVNMLNEKLKERTDDDQTQPSSEPQPVQPSCPTRWYWKLVPLRYRKDKMLSKLKPCFPVVKEVNDLSNGCAIAVVIHYYCPGLLRLEDICMKDSMSLADSLYNLQLIREFCDSCLKSCCHLVLEDMLYNPPELQVNILSFLAELLYWFEVSKPEFVQPLQAPELTESTERTDNGNSNSSPSIFKKPFLPISSPVTTAPGSLTQSTSMSHVEAAGRTWTKKPPSRSLSSAVSFSIPFGLDSDVDIVMGNPVITRSVSSDNLNPVGQPATHVPYTPPEDLTHVLSKPSGANGPHRASWATQNPKVPLLVEENGLDENDSGELPTIEEALQIIHNESKMEPRLHPDGAPDGFYLHSPDDPASRRHNGTPTTLSCSAPSHSGMQHRPSGVVREPGRTRHTSEGSRDDDSVLRDGSMDSDASEDLPKTHSTPATPAGSARGTRSQGAETPDSGIKMTSFAERKKKAVPEQPKTSEAPAPQMTTWAAKKADESPGKSPTLTNEMSELGARLEEKRKAIEAQKKRIEAIFAKHRQRLGKSAFLQLKKGQDGESEEGEGGSSAELDERLARLESEVQQDEEEQKKKQPLPEDEGNSSNKASAQQTPNEKPVAGTPGEKSTVPLGDYNNAVSKLNAALSSLQSDMQRLSEQQNQLMKKKTPTSNQAWVIPPSTKAPTPTGPPPRLSRESTREMVPTSTSSSPSPSRRVSAQITIPKSPGSHRRAQSAPPKSPKHHQPHSRSTDLKAPTITRVITAPHSVDNIPHRRRVFPWQYRDQTSSSFSIGTPASQLDSRPASQLLLPEDDNISDTGSSEDRTVFSLDLEGGSTNQLLPRKDYQSGGGSSGAPSECSFESDVPAASYSGKRSSLIEISLSSLRGLEGEDPDQGSGPDAISDSMSDLTEPETRGGVGFFFKDEARPEDEMAQRRAALLEKQQKRAEELKRKKQEQEKEREASRRGSMDELRIGERADRPQTPCTPPQSRTPPRAPTPEGTSHRRGDFTRQEYERRHQLKIMEDLDKVLRQKPTTVRGVKKQRPKTVFHDDSALSRSPAKGFMGSRLNKVYSHSTNNLSSMANDGGTLTVRKSPSRSHSPSRLMSPSRSAMQNGEKDWDIASTISSPASIPEYTGPKLYKEPSFKSNKFIIHNAISRCCLAGKVNEPQKNKIIEEMEKSAANHFLILFRDSSCQFRAVYTMNPETEELVRLTGIGPRLIGPSMVESIYKYSSDRKQFTAIPSKTMSMSVDAFTIPGHLWQSKRPGTPKKLGTPK, encoded by the exons AAAACGTTCCAGTGGAGCTGAGAGACCCCTTCTATTGTGACCAGTACGAGCAGGAGCACCTCAAGCCTCCAGTGACCAGGCTGCTGCTGTCGCCCGACCTCTACTGCCGCACCTACGGCCTGCTCCTGGCTGGGGGCTCCGGCGCGGAGGGCCCCCCCAAAGACAGTGGTGCTCTCCTGCAGACCCTCAGCAAAAAGGGCCTGTCTCCAAAAGACCAGAACGTCCCTGTGACCGAAGCTGACCTCAGCCACAAGCCCATCAAAATG AGTGCCCATTTGGCATTGATAGACGCGTTGATGGTGGTGGCTGCCATGGAGACGGTGAGCACGGTGCGGGCGAATGGCGGAGCGGAGCAGTTCAGCGGAGAAGCCTCCTGGGAGAACGCCCTTCTGGACTGGGTCAACATG TTAAATgagaaactgaaagaaagaaCAGATGATGACCAGACCCAGCCCAGCTCAGAGCCACAGCCTGTTCAACCCTCA TGTCCCACCCGCTGGTACTGGAAACTTGTTCCT CTCCGGTACAGGAAGGATAAGATGCTGTCCAAGCTGAAGCCCTGTTTTCCTGTGGTGAAGGAAGTGAATGACCTCTCCAATGGCTGTGCCATAGCTGTTGTTATCCACTACTACTGCCCCGGCCTGCTGCGCCTGGAAG acatTTGCATGAAGGATTCAATGTCTCTGGCGGACAGTCTCTACAATCTTCAACTCATTCGTGAGTTCTGTGACAGTTGTCTGAAGAGCTGCTGCCACCTAGTGTTGGAGGACATGCTCTACAACCCACCTGAGTTGCAG gTGAACATACTGAGCTTTCTGGCAGAGCTCCTGTACTGGTTTGAGGTCTCGAAGCCTGAATTCGTTCAGCCCTTGCAGGCTCCAGAGCTGACTG AATCCACTGAAAGGACTGATAATGGCAACAGCAACAG CTCCCCCTCCATCTTTAAAAAGCCCTTCCTGCCCATCTCCTCCCCTGTGACCACAGCTCCAG GCTCTTTGACTCAGTCTACCTCAATGTCTCATGTAGAGGCAGCTGGTCGAACATGGACTAAGAAACCTCCAAG tcGCTCGCTGTCCTCTGCAGTGTCCTTTAGTATCCCCTTCGGTCTGGACAGCGACGTTGACATAGTGATGGGTAACCCAGTGATAACCCGCTCAGTCAGCTCTGACAACCTAAATCCAGTAGGACAGCCAGCGACGCATGTTCCCTACACCCCTCCAGAGGACCTTACTCACGTGTTGAGCAAGCCTTCTGGCGCCAATGGGCCTCACCGTGCCTCGTGGGCCACCCAGAACCCTAAGGTGCCcctgctggtggaggagaacggcCTGGATGAGAACGACTCCGGTGAGTTGCCTACCATTGAAGAGGCTCTGCAGATCATCCACAATGAAAGCAAAATGGAGCCCCGGCTGCACCCAGATGGAGCACCTGATGGCTTTTATTTGCACTCGCCGGATGACCCAGCCAGCCGAAGGCACAATGGAACCCCTACCACTCTCAgctgctccgccccttcccactCAGGAATGCAGCACCGGCCATCTGGGGTTGTACGTGAGCCGGGCCGCACCAGACACACATCGGAAGGCTCAAGAGATGATGATTCAGTGCTCAGAGATGGGAGCATGGACTCTGATGCATCCGAGGACCTTCCCAAAACCCATTCTACACCCGCCACCCCTGCAGGAAGTGCTCGTGGCACCCGCTCCCAGGGTGCAGAGACTCCTGACAGTGGAATAAAAATGACTAGCTTTGCCGAGCGCAAGAAGAAAGCTGTTCCAGAGCAGCCCAAAACCAGTGAGGCCCCTGCCCCACAGATGACAACCTGGGCGGCCAAGAAAGCAGACGAGAGCCCTGGAAAGAGCCCAACTCTCACCAATGAGATGTCAGAACTAGGGGCCAGACTTGAAGAAAAACGTAAGGCCATCGAAGCACAGAAGAAGCGCATCGAAGCCATCTTTGCAAAACATCGACAGAGGCTAGGCAAGAGCGCCTTCCTGCAACTCAAGAAGGGACAAGACGGAGAATCAGAGGAAGGTGAGGGCGGTTCCTCTGCAGAGCTAGATGAGCGATTGGCTCGCTTGGAGAGTGAAGTACAGCAGGATGAAGAGGAGCAGAAGAAAAAGCAACCTCTACCGGAGGATGAGGGTAATTCCTCAAACAAAGCTTCTGCACAGCAGACCCCTAATGAAAAGCCAGTGGCCGGTACACCGGGTGAAAAGAGCACAGTCCCGCTGGGTGACTACAACAACGCTGTATCAAAGCTGAACGCTGCTCTCAGCTCGCTGCAGAGCGACATGCAAAGGCTGTCTGAACAGCAGAACCAGTTGATGAAGAAGAAGACCCCAACCTCCAACCAGGCCTGGGTAATTCCACCCAGCACAAAAGCACCCACTCCAACAGGACCGCCTCCGCGACTGTCCAGAGAGTCGACCCGTGAAATGGTGCCAACCTCCACCTCCTCGTCCCCTTCCCCATCTCGCAGGGTCAGTGCTCAGATCACAATCCCCAAGTCGCCAGGCTCCCACCGAAGGGCACAGTCAGCACCACCAAAAAGCCCAAAACACCACCAACCACACTCACGATCAACGGACCTTAAGGCGCCAACAATTACCCGAGTCATCACCGCTCCTCATAGCGTGGACAACATCCCCCACCGACGCAGGGTGTTTCCTTGGCAGTATCGTGACCAGACCTCATCCTCTTTTAGCATTGGCACACCAGCGTCTCAGCTCGATTCCCGACCAGCTTCCCAGCTTCTCCTGCCTGAGGACGACAACATCTCTGACACAGGCTCCAGTGAGGACCGCACAGTCTTCAGCCTGGACTTAGAAGGGGGCTCCACCAACCAACTTCTACCCAGGAAGGACTATCAGAGCGGAGGTGGAAGTTCTGGAGCTCCATCAGAGTGCTCGTTTGAGAGTGATGTCCCAGCAGCTTCCTATAGTGGCAAGCGAAGCAGCCTAATTGAGATCTCCCTCTCTTCTTTGAGAGGGCTGGAAGGAGAGGACCCTGACCAAGGATCGGGACCCGATGCAATTTCCGACTCCATGAGTGACCTGACTGAGCCGGAGACAAGGGGCGGTGTCGGGTTCTTCTTTAAG gATGAGGCTCGGCCAGAAGATGAAATGGCTCAGAGGAGAGCTGCATTGCTGGAGAAGCAGCAGAAGAGAGCTGAAGaacttaaaaggaaaaaacaagagcaggagaaagagagggaggcgaG CAGACGCGGCTCCATGGACGAGTTGCGGATAGGTGAGCGAGCGGACCGTCCCCAGACGCCCTGCACCCCTCCCCAATCACGCACCCCACCCCGTGCTCCTACGCCCGAAGGTACCTCACACCGACGAGGAGATTTCACCCGACAGGAGTACGAACGACGCCACCAGCTGAAGATCATGGAGGACCTGGACAAGGTGCTGCGGCAGAAACCCACCACCGTCCGAGGGGTCAAAAAACAGCGACCTAAAACAGTGTTCCACGATGACTCCGCCCTCTCCCGCAGCCCAGCTAAAGGATTTATGG GTTCTCGTCTGAATAAAGTCTACTCTCATTCCACCAATAATCTTTCCTCTATGGCCAACGATGGTGGGACGCTGACCGTCAGAAAGTCTCCAAG TCGCTCTCATTCTCCATCACGGCTGATGTCCCCAAGTCGCTCAGCCATGCAGAATGGTGAGAAGGACTGGGATATTGCATCCACCATTTCTTCACCTGCCTCCATCCCTGAGTATACAG GACCCAAACTGTATAAGGAGCCAAGCTTCAAATCCAACAAGTTCATCATCCACAATGCCATCTCACGCTGCTGTTTGGCAGGCAAGGTCAATGAACCACAGAAAAACAAGATTATAGAG GAAATGGAGAAGAGTGCCGCCAACCACTTCCTCATCCTTTTCCGGGACTCGAGCTGCCAGTTCCGTGCGGTTTACACCATGAACCCTGAGACCGAGGAGCTGGTCCGTCTAACTGGAATCGGCCCTCGGCTGATCGGCCCCTCCATGGTCGAGTCCATCTATAAGTACAGCTCCGACCGCAAGCAGTTCACCGCCATCCCGTCCAAAACCATGTCCATGAGCGTGGACGCCTTCACCATCCCTGGCCACCTGTGGCAGAGCAAGCGCCCAGGGACACCCAAGAAGCTCGGAACACCGAAATGA
- the camsap3 gene encoding calmodulin-regulated spectrin-associated protein 3 isoform X5 yields MVDSTAMRKTFVVPDIKPLDQYDFSRAKICGSVGWLLAKSYGNAENVPVELRDPFYCDQYEQEHLKPPVTRLLLSPDLYCRTYGLLLAGGSGAEGPPKDSGALLQTLSKKGLSPKDQNVPVTEADLSHKPIKMSAHLALIDALMVVAAMETVSTVRANGGAEQFSGEASWENALLDWVNMLNEKLKERTDDDQTQPSSEPQPVQPSCPTRWYWKLVPLRYRKDKMLSKLKPCFPVVKEVNDLSNGCAIAVVIHYYCPGLLRLEDICMKDSMSLADSLYNLQLIREFCDSCLKSCCHLVLEDMLYNPPELQVNILSFLAELLYWFEVSKPEFVQPLQAPELTESTERTDNGNSNSSSPSIFKKPFLPISSPVTTAPEAAGRTWTKKPPSRSLSSAVSFSIPFGLDSDVDIVMGNPVITRSVSSDNLNPVGQPATHVPYTPPEDLTHVLSKPSGANGPHRASWATQNPKVPLLVEENGLDENDSGELPTIEEALQIIHNESKMEPRLHPDGAPDGFYLHSPDDPASRRHNGTPTTLSCSAPSHSGMQHRPSGVVREPGRTRHTSEGSRDDDSVLRDGSMDSDASEDLPKTHSTPATPAGSARGTRSQGAETPDSGIKMTSFAERKKKAVPEQPKTSEAPAPQMTTWAAKKADESPGKSPTLTNEMSELGARLEEKRKAIEAQKKRIEAIFAKHRQRLGKSAFLQLKKGQDGESEEGEGGSSAELDERLARLESEVQQDEEEQKKKQPLPEDEGNSSNKASAQQTPNEKPVAGTPGEKSTVPLGDYNNAVSKLNAALSSLQSDMQRLSEQQNQLMKKKTPTSNQAWVIPPSTKAPTPTGPPPRLSRESTREMVPTSTSSSPSPSRRVSAQITIPKSPGSHRRAQSAPPKSPKHHQPHSRSTDLKAPTITRVITAPHSVDNIPHRRRVFPWQYRDQTSSSFSIGTPASQLDSRPASQLLLPEDDNISDTGSSEDRTVFSLDLEGGSTNQLLPRKDYQSGGGSSGAPSECSFESDVPAASYSGKRSSLIEISLSSLRGLEGEDPDQGSGPDAISDSMSDLTEPETRGGVGFFFKDEARPEDEMAQRRAALLEKQQKRAEELKRKKQEQEKEREASRRGSMDELRIGERADRPQTPCTPPQSRTPPRAPTPEGTSHRRGDFTRQEYERRHQLKIMEDLDKVLRQKPTTVRGVKKQRPKTVFHDDSALSRSPAKGFMGSRLNKVYSHSTNNLSSMANDGGTLTVRKSPSRSHSPSRLMSPSRSAMQNGEKDWDIASTISSPASIPEYTGPKLYKEPSFKSNKFIIHNAISRCCLAGKVNEPQKNKIIEEMEKSAANHFLILFRDSSCQFRAVYTMNPETEELVRLTGIGPRLIGPSMVESIYKYSSDRKQFTAIPSKTMSMSVDAFTIPGHLWQSKRPGTPKKLGTPK; encoded by the exons AAAACGTTCCAGTGGAGCTGAGAGACCCCTTCTATTGTGACCAGTACGAGCAGGAGCACCTCAAGCCTCCAGTGACCAGGCTGCTGCTGTCGCCCGACCTCTACTGCCGCACCTACGGCCTGCTCCTGGCTGGGGGCTCCGGCGCGGAGGGCCCCCCCAAAGACAGTGGTGCTCTCCTGCAGACCCTCAGCAAAAAGGGCCTGTCTCCAAAAGACCAGAACGTCCCTGTGACCGAAGCTGACCTCAGCCACAAGCCCATCAAAATG AGTGCCCATTTGGCATTGATAGACGCGTTGATGGTGGTGGCTGCCATGGAGACGGTGAGCACGGTGCGGGCGAATGGCGGAGCGGAGCAGTTCAGCGGAGAAGCCTCCTGGGAGAACGCCCTTCTGGACTGGGTCAACATG TTAAATgagaaactgaaagaaagaaCAGATGATGACCAGACCCAGCCCAGCTCAGAGCCACAGCCTGTTCAACCCTCA TGTCCCACCCGCTGGTACTGGAAACTTGTTCCT CTCCGGTACAGGAAGGATAAGATGCTGTCCAAGCTGAAGCCCTGTTTTCCTGTGGTGAAGGAAGTGAATGACCTCTCCAATGGCTGTGCCATAGCTGTTGTTATCCACTACTACTGCCCCGGCCTGCTGCGCCTGGAAG acatTTGCATGAAGGATTCAATGTCTCTGGCGGACAGTCTCTACAATCTTCAACTCATTCGTGAGTTCTGTGACAGTTGTCTGAAGAGCTGCTGCCACCTAGTGTTGGAGGACATGCTCTACAACCCACCTGAGTTGCAG gTGAACATACTGAGCTTTCTGGCAGAGCTCCTGTACTGGTTTGAGGTCTCGAAGCCTGAATTCGTTCAGCCCTTGCAGGCTCCAGAGCTGACTG AATCCACTGAAAGGACTGATAATGGCAACAGCAACAG TAGCTCCCCCTCCATCTTTAAAAAGCCCTTCCTGCCCATCTCCTCCCCTGTGACCACAGCTCCAG AGGCAGCTGGTCGAACATGGACTAAGAAACCTCCAAG tcGCTCGCTGTCCTCTGCAGTGTCCTTTAGTATCCCCTTCGGTCTGGACAGCGACGTTGACATAGTGATGGGTAACCCAGTGATAACCCGCTCAGTCAGCTCTGACAACCTAAATCCAGTAGGACAGCCAGCGACGCATGTTCCCTACACCCCTCCAGAGGACCTTACTCACGTGTTGAGCAAGCCTTCTGGCGCCAATGGGCCTCACCGTGCCTCGTGGGCCACCCAGAACCCTAAGGTGCCcctgctggtggaggagaacggcCTGGATGAGAACGACTCCGGTGAGTTGCCTACCATTGAAGAGGCTCTGCAGATCATCCACAATGAAAGCAAAATGGAGCCCCGGCTGCACCCAGATGGAGCACCTGATGGCTTTTATTTGCACTCGCCGGATGACCCAGCCAGCCGAAGGCACAATGGAACCCCTACCACTCTCAgctgctccgccccttcccactCAGGAATGCAGCACCGGCCATCTGGGGTTGTACGTGAGCCGGGCCGCACCAGACACACATCGGAAGGCTCAAGAGATGATGATTCAGTGCTCAGAGATGGGAGCATGGACTCTGATGCATCCGAGGACCTTCCCAAAACCCATTCTACACCCGCCACCCCTGCAGGAAGTGCTCGTGGCACCCGCTCCCAGGGTGCAGAGACTCCTGACAGTGGAATAAAAATGACTAGCTTTGCCGAGCGCAAGAAGAAAGCTGTTCCAGAGCAGCCCAAAACCAGTGAGGCCCCTGCCCCACAGATGACAACCTGGGCGGCCAAGAAAGCAGACGAGAGCCCTGGAAAGAGCCCAACTCTCACCAATGAGATGTCAGAACTAGGGGCCAGACTTGAAGAAAAACGTAAGGCCATCGAAGCACAGAAGAAGCGCATCGAAGCCATCTTTGCAAAACATCGACAGAGGCTAGGCAAGAGCGCCTTCCTGCAACTCAAGAAGGGACAAGACGGAGAATCAGAGGAAGGTGAGGGCGGTTCCTCTGCAGAGCTAGATGAGCGATTGGCTCGCTTGGAGAGTGAAGTACAGCAGGATGAAGAGGAGCAGAAGAAAAAGCAACCTCTACCGGAGGATGAGGGTAATTCCTCAAACAAAGCTTCTGCACAGCAGACCCCTAATGAAAAGCCAGTGGCCGGTACACCGGGTGAAAAGAGCACAGTCCCGCTGGGTGACTACAACAACGCTGTATCAAAGCTGAACGCTGCTCTCAGCTCGCTGCAGAGCGACATGCAAAGGCTGTCTGAACAGCAGAACCAGTTGATGAAGAAGAAGACCCCAACCTCCAACCAGGCCTGGGTAATTCCACCCAGCACAAAAGCACCCACTCCAACAGGACCGCCTCCGCGACTGTCCAGAGAGTCGACCCGTGAAATGGTGCCAACCTCCACCTCCTCGTCCCCTTCCCCATCTCGCAGGGTCAGTGCTCAGATCACAATCCCCAAGTCGCCAGGCTCCCACCGAAGGGCACAGTCAGCACCACCAAAAAGCCCAAAACACCACCAACCACACTCACGATCAACGGACCTTAAGGCGCCAACAATTACCCGAGTCATCACCGCTCCTCATAGCGTGGACAACATCCCCCACCGACGCAGGGTGTTTCCTTGGCAGTATCGTGACCAGACCTCATCCTCTTTTAGCATTGGCACACCAGCGTCTCAGCTCGATTCCCGACCAGCTTCCCAGCTTCTCCTGCCTGAGGACGACAACATCTCTGACACAGGCTCCAGTGAGGACCGCACAGTCTTCAGCCTGGACTTAGAAGGGGGCTCCACCAACCAACTTCTACCCAGGAAGGACTATCAGAGCGGAGGTGGAAGTTCTGGAGCTCCATCAGAGTGCTCGTTTGAGAGTGATGTCCCAGCAGCTTCCTATAGTGGCAAGCGAAGCAGCCTAATTGAGATCTCCCTCTCTTCTTTGAGAGGGCTGGAAGGAGAGGACCCTGACCAAGGATCGGGACCCGATGCAATTTCCGACTCCATGAGTGACCTGACTGAGCCGGAGACAAGGGGCGGTGTCGGGTTCTTCTTTAAG gATGAGGCTCGGCCAGAAGATGAAATGGCTCAGAGGAGAGCTGCATTGCTGGAGAAGCAGCAGAAGAGAGCTGAAGaacttaaaaggaaaaaacaagagcaggagaaagagagggaggcgaG CAGACGCGGCTCCATGGACGAGTTGCGGATAGGTGAGCGAGCGGACCGTCCCCAGACGCCCTGCACCCCTCCCCAATCACGCACCCCACCCCGTGCTCCTACGCCCGAAGGTACCTCACACCGACGAGGAGATTTCACCCGACAGGAGTACGAACGACGCCACCAGCTGAAGATCATGGAGGACCTGGACAAGGTGCTGCGGCAGAAACCCACCACCGTCCGAGGGGTCAAAAAACAGCGACCTAAAACAGTGTTCCACGATGACTCCGCCCTCTCCCGCAGCCCAGCTAAAGGATTTATGG GTTCTCGTCTGAATAAAGTCTACTCTCATTCCACCAATAATCTTTCCTCTATGGCCAACGATGGTGGGACGCTGACCGTCAGAAAGTCTCCAAG TCGCTCTCATTCTCCATCACGGCTGATGTCCCCAAGTCGCTCAGCCATGCAGAATGGTGAGAAGGACTGGGATATTGCATCCACCATTTCTTCACCTGCCTCCATCCCTGAGTATACAG GACCCAAACTGTATAAGGAGCCAAGCTTCAAATCCAACAAGTTCATCATCCACAATGCCATCTCACGCTGCTGTTTGGCAGGCAAGGTCAATGAACCACAGAAAAACAAGATTATAGAG GAAATGGAGAAGAGTGCCGCCAACCACTTCCTCATCCTTTTCCGGGACTCGAGCTGCCAGTTCCGTGCGGTTTACACCATGAACCCTGAGACCGAGGAGCTGGTCCGTCTAACTGGAATCGGCCCTCGGCTGATCGGCCCCTCCATGGTCGAGTCCATCTATAAGTACAGCTCCGACCGCAAGCAGTTCACCGCCATCCCGTCCAAAACCATGTCCATGAGCGTGGACGCCTTCACCATCCCTGGCCACCTGTGGCAGAGCAAGCGCCCAGGGACACCCAAGAAGCTCGGAACACCGAAATGA